The Thermomonospora amylolytica sequence TGGTGCTGGGGATCGAGACGTCCTGCGACGAGACCGGCGTCGGCATCGTCCGCGGCACCACCCTGCTGGCCGACTCGATCGCCTCTAGCGTGGACGAGCACGCCCGGTTCGGCGGCGTGGTGCCCGAGGTCGCCTCCCGCGCCCACCTGGAGGCCATGGGCCCCACCGTGGAACGCGCCCTGGAGCAGGCGGGCGTGGCGTTCGACGACGTCGACGCCATCGCGGTGACCGCCGGCCCCGGCCTGGCGGGCGCGCTGCTGGTGGGGGTGGCCGCCGCCAAGGCGTACGCGCTGGCGCTGGGCAAGCCGCTGTACGGGGTCAACCACCTGGCCGCCCACGTGGCCGTCGACCAGCTCGAGCACGGCCCGCTGCCCAAGCCGTGCATCGCCCTGCTGGTCTCCGGCGGGCACTCCTCGCTGCTGCTGGTGCCCGACGTGGCCGCCGACGTGCGCCCGCTCGGGGCCACCGTCGACGACGCCGCCGGCGAGGCGTTCGACAAGATCGCGCGGGTGCTGGGCCTGGGCTTCCCCGGCGGCCCGGTGATCGACCGCCGGGCCACCGAGGGCGACCCGGCCGCCATCGCGTTCCCGCGCGGCAAGTACGACGACGGCACCTACGACTTCTCGTTCT is a genomic window containing:
- the tsaD gene encoding tRNA (adenosine(37)-N6)-threonylcarbamoyltransferase complex transferase subunit TsaD; the protein is MIRDSEPLVLGIETSCDETGVGIVRGTTLLADSIASSVDEHARFGGVVPEVASRAHLEAMGPTVERALEQAGVAFDDVDAIAVTAGPGLAGALLVGVAAAKAYALALGKPLYGVNHLAAHVAVDQLEHGPLPKPCIALLVSGGHSSLLLVPDVAADVRPLGATVDDAAGEAFDKIARVLGLGFPGGPVIDRRATEGDPAAIAFPRGKYDDGTYDFSFSGLKTAVARWVEARERAGEPVPVADVAASFQEAVVDVLTAKALAACREHGVKDLLIGGGVAANSRLRALAAERCEAAGVRLRVPRPKLCTDNGAMVAALGAELAAAGLPPSALDLPADSALPITTVKI